The Verrucomicrobiota bacterium DNA segment GCCTGATTGTTCACGTCGCGGCAGCTCGTGATCGAACCGGCGGCGGACTGACCTTCGCAGATGAACACCATCGTGCCTTTGCCCTTCTCCTTCTTCTTGTCGAAGTGGTTCTTGCAATCCTTCAACTGCGGGATGCGCAGCGTGATCGCCTTGGCCCGTTCGCGCGCGAGCTTTTTGACCTCCTGCAATTCCTTCCGCAACTGCTGCGTGTCTTTGACCTTCGTGATGATTTGTTCCGCGATGGCTTTGTTGCGCTGGAAAAAATGCAGCAACTCCTCGCGCACGCTGTTGACGAGGTCGGTGCGGATTTCCGTGTTGCCGAGCTTGTTCTTCGTCTGCGACTCGAACACCGGGTCTTTCAGGCGGATCGCCACCGCGCCGATCATGCATTCGCGCACGTCGTCGCCGTCGAACTTGCCGCCGCAATACTCGTTCACCGCCTTGAGCAAACCTTCGCGAAACGCGCTCAGGTGCGTGCCGCCGTCGCTCGTGTATTGGCCATTGACGAAGGAATAAAACGTCTCGCCGTAACGGTTGTTGCTGTGCGTGAAGCAGAACTCCAGCATCTTGCTCGCGTAATGCAGCGGCGGATAAATCGGCTCGCTGCCGTCGCTGGCGAGGTCTTCCATCACGAGGTCCATAAGGCCGTGGCGGGATTGGAAAACTCTTGGCTCGGGCGACGCCGGCGTTTTCAGAATCAACCGCAGCCCCGTGTTCAGGTAGCTGTAATGGCGCAGGCGGCGTTCGAGGTGTTCTGGTTTGAAATCGGTTTCCTTGAAGATCGTCGAGTCCGGCTCGAATTCGACATACGTTCCGTCCGGCTGTTTGGCGTCCTTGCCCTTCTTCTCGTTCTTGAGCTTGCCGCGCTTGAAGCTGGCCTCGACGAATTCCCCCTCGCGATAACTGCGCACGACGAACACGTCCGAGAGCGCGTTCACCGCCTTCGTGCCGACACCGTTGAGGCCGACGCTGAACTGGAACACGTCGTCGTTGTATTTCGCGCCGGTGTTGATGGTGGACACGCAATCCACGACCTTGCCGAGCGGGATGCCGCGCCCGTGATCGCGCACGCACACGCGTGTACCGTCAATCACGATCTCGACCTCCTTGCCGAAGCCCATGATGTATTCGTCAATGGCGTTATCAATGACCTCCTTGAGCAGGATGTAACAGCCGTCGTCGTAATGATTGCCGTTGCCGATGCGCCCGATGTACATGCCCGTGCGCAGCCGAATGTGTTCCAGCGAACTCAGCGTCTTGATCTTGCTTTCGTCGTAATTGTGTTTGGTTTTTTCGGACATAGAAAAATTGACCAAGGAGAAAATGAGGCAAATCGGTGCGGATGAAAATAGAAAACCTCACTGCGGTCGTAGCTTCACTCGCCGCGCGTGGCGAAGCGGCGGTAAACGCGCCGCAGCCGCCGAGGTGATGAAGTCCGCGCAAATGCTGTGGATCGCTTTCAAAGTGATGGCCGCGGGCGCAATCCCGCCGGAGGACGCCTTCCGCTACGCGTTTGAAAACGGCGCGGACCACGTGCTCGCCGGGGACGTGCAGATCGCCCGGAAGATTCTTGCGGATCTGCCCAAACGAACCCGCGCATGGCAGTCGCCCCTCGCAGCAATTTGAAATACCCTTGTCGCCGTAGGAGACGAGGTAGCGAGTCTGAAACACTGCGCTTCCCCGACACTCCGGCGCGACCAGAGGTTCGCTTGGCTTGAGCGGCTAGTTTGCCGCAACGGTCGTCCCACTTGGCAAAAGGCCGACAATAAAAACTCGCACATGTTGACCAGCCCTTATTGTCAACTCGCTTCCATTATCGCAGACTGCCAAGATTGTCCCTTAAATTGCCGCGCAAAATGTGAATGAGCGTTAAGAGACTGGTCACTTGGGCAGCGCGACGGCACGGTAGAAGCGAATTGAATCGGTCGTTATCGGGTCGGTGAACACCACCGTGCCGGAGGTATTATCATTCCAGGCTACCTTGGTCCACTTGATCATGTCGCTGGAGACCTCCAAGGCATAAGTGAACCCCGCTTGGCCGCTAACAATCAATCGCACTGTTCCCTGGTTCTCAACAGTCATTGACGTGATTCTGGGAGCGCTTTCGACAGGGACGAACGCCTTTGCGCTCAAGAAGCTCGCACCTGCTCCCGCAGTGCTGATGGTAACGCTCCACCCGCTGGCGAAACTGCCCAGGTCCCCCGGACCGTCGTCAAACACATACAAGGACCAATTCCCATTGGCCGATTGACCGTTGAACACCGTGAAGTTTGTCCCGTGCGGCCCCGCCGGTGCAGGAGATGGATAAATTGTGGCCGGTGAGTACGCTGTTGGCCTGTAAGTCCCGCTGGCCAAAGCACCGGTTTGCGGCAACGCCGCCGCCGCACTGTTCGAGAAGGTCAAGTTCGCATTGACCGTTGGCCCCGTGCCTGCATTCTCCATGACTCTCATCGTCTGCCCGCCCGGCCCGACGAGCAGTACGTCCACATCATTGCCCCAGGTGTGACTGAATCCATTGAGCCGCAGCACAACGTTGGTGATTGTCCCACCCATCCCACTCACGTTGATCAGCGACGGATACGGCGCCCCCGCCCCCGAATCCGGGATCACGATTGCGGCGCTGTTGGTAAAGGACTTCGTCCCTGTCAACAATGAACTGACTGTCAGCACAAAATCCGTGCTCGTGGTAAACTGCCCGTCGCTCACGCTCACCGTGATTGTCGTGGTCCCCATCTGCCCGGCTACCGGCGTCACCGTCACGGCGCGGTTGCTGCCACTGCCGCCAAACGCGATGTTATTGGTCGGCACCAGTGCCGGATTTGAGGACCCCGCAGTCAAAGTCAGTCCCGTCAGCGGTGTATCCAGGTCTCCAACAGTAAAACTCAGCGGCCCTGTCGTCCCGTCCACAGTGATCGTCTGATCCGCTATCGCCGTGATCGTCGGGGGCACGGTCACCGTGGTCACCGTCAGGCTCCACCCGCCGGCGATGCTGCCCGTGGACCCGGAACTGTCATCCACGACATACAGCGACCACGTCCCATTGGCTGCAGTCGCGTTAAACACCGACATTGTCGTCCCATACGGCCCAGCGGGCGCCGGCGCAGCGAAAGTGTCGCCAGTGGTGATGTTCGTCGGCTTGTAAGTTCCCGAAACAATCGTCCCCGTCCCCAACGATGAGGCGGCAGCGTCCGACAGAGTCAGCGTGACGTTGTTCACTGCCCCGTTAGGGCCCACATCCGACATCACAATCACCTTTTGACCGCCAGGTCCAACGAGAAGAATGTCAATATCACGCATCCGTTGGTGCGTAATGCCGTAGAGCGTCATCGTCACGTTGCTGAGCGTGCCGCTCATTCCGGCAACACTGATCGTCGAGGGATATGGCGTTGCCGCTCTCACGCTCGGAATCCTGATCGCCGTCGCGTTGGTGTGTGCCTTCGTTCCCGTAAACGACGTACTGACCGTCACCACAAAACTGGTGCTGGTGCTGGTCTGACCGTCGCTCACGCTCACGGTGATCGTCGCACTGCCGGTTTGGTCGGTGGCCGGGGTCACCGTTACCGTCCGGTTGCTACCGCTGCCACTCAACACAATGTTGCCGGTCGGCACCAGCACAGGGTCGGACGAGCTGTTACTTAAGGTTAAATTGCCTACGGGCGTGTCCACGTCCCCAATCGTGAAGTTCAACGGCCCCGTCGAGGTGTTCACCGTAATCGCCTGATTCGCTATCCCCGTGATCGTCGGCGGATCGTTTACCGCGTTGACCGTCAGCGTAAAACTCGTGTTCGTGCTCAATTGTCCGTCACTCACACTCACCGTGATCGTCGCCGTCCCGTATTGATTGCTCGCCGGACTCACCGTCACGGTCCGGTTGGCACCTGAGCCGCCAAACGCAATGTTGTTCGTCGGCACCAAGGCCGGATTGCTTGTTCCCTTACTCAACGTCAGGCTGTCTGGTGCGGTCTCCGCATCCCCCACGGTAAAGCCCAGCGCAGCCGTGCTCGTATCCTCGTTGATCGTCTGGTCCGCAATCCCCGTGATCGTTGGCGGGGTGTTCACCGCGTTGACCGTCACCGCAAACGAGTCGCTGGCGCTGTTCGTCCCGTCACTAACCGTCACGGTGATCGTCGCCACTCCCGTCTGATTGGCCGCAGGCGTCACGGTTACCGTCCGGTTGCTCTCACTGCCCCCAAACACCACGTTGTTCGTTGGCACCAGCGTCGGGTTGGTCGAGCCTGCGCTCAAGGTCAGATTGCTCACTGGCGTGTCCGCGTCATTGACCGTAAACGGTATCGCCGGCGAGGGAGTGTTCACCGTTGTCACCTGATCTGGAATGTCGCTGATCGTCGGCGCCAGGGACGGCGGATT contains these protein-coding regions:
- a CDS encoding ATP-binding protein, yielding MSEKTKHNYDESKIKTLSSLEHIRLRTGMYIGRIGNGNHYDDGCYILLKEVIDNAIDEYIMGFGKEVEIVIDGTRVCVRDHGRGIPLGKVVDCVSTINTGAKYNDDVFQFSVGLNGVGTKAVNALSDVFVVRSYREGEFVEASFKRGKLKNEKKGKDAKQPDGTYVEFEPDSTIFKETDFKPEHLERRLRHYSYLNTGLRLILKTPASPEPRVFQSRHGLMDLVMEDLASDGSEPIYPPLHYASKMLEFCFTHSNNRYGETFYSFVNGQYTSDGGTHLSAFREGLLKAVNEYCGGKFDGDDVRECMIGAVAIRLKDPVFESQTKNKLGNTEIRTDLVNSVREELLHFFQRNKAIAEQIITKVKDTQQLRKELQEVKKLARERAKAITLRIPQLKDCKNHFDKKKEKGKGTMVFICEGQSAAGSITSCRDVNNQAVFVLKGKPLNVWDLKRDVMYKNDEMYNLMQSLNVEDNTEGLRYDKVILATDADVDGMHIRNLMITYFFRFFEQLVHDGHVYVLETPLFRVRNKEKTIYCYSETERDNAVKELGGKPEITRFKGLGEISPKEFAQFIGKEMRLSKVEYAPKVESGPIFNFYMGKNTPERKDYIMERLVVPVEE